DNA from Branchiostoma floridae strain S238N-H82 chromosome 15, Bfl_VNyyK, whole genome shotgun sequence:
TCCACGTTCCAGCTGTAAAATCTGCTCTTAATGATTGACTAAGTGGAACACAGTCATGAAGAGTAGTCCCTGACATTTCAGCAGTAAAAAGGGCAGTTTCTGTGCCTGGGAAGATAGTGTGATTAATCTGTTAACCTTTGTCCAAACCATTTAGATTCTTGGTGCAGTGTGTACAAAAATGATGGATCCCTTTTCACCTTTACTTATGTCTATAGAATTTCTCTTGTCCTGTTTCTTAAACAAATTATGATGGGATTCTATCTACATATTAGAAATCTTGCTTACCAgttgtacatatacacatagaaGTTTCACTTATATTGAAAATACATCTAACTATGTCTAGCCTGGGTTCCACACTTTATAAAGCTTTACTTTGCTCTAGCTCTCTTAGTCAGTTTTGTGCATCTGAAGCAACTGAGAAAATGGAGTAAAGCTAAAAAggctggcacccaggctaagcTGCATCACCCAGAACTTTACGTACATgtaatgtacttacattttcttGCCATCTCCCTCAGGCACGAGAACGGTCGGAGTTTGCCGGTGACATCGTTAACCTGATCAAGAAGTTCCTCATGATCATCGCCAGACCTGCTAGACTCCTGGAATGTCTGGTACAGACTTATTCTCAAATAGGCCATTACACTGTGGTtgatacaagtacagctaactagaaaaactggttggaCCACTAACTCCTAAGGActgtatgcaaatgttactcaaatgtaaatcatgtttgtaTAGTTGTAAAACAGTACCATTGGAAGTTGATTATTACCATGTTTGGTAACTGATCACATTTTTGTCATTGTAAAACGAAAGCGCATGTCATGTAAAACCAGTTTCTGCCCCTGTCCTCTAACCAGTATTCACACGTTTGTTACCTGGTAGGAGTTTGATCCTGAGCAGTTCTACCATCTCCTGGAGGCTGCTGAGGGCGTGGCGAGAGAGAACCAAGGCATCACGTCTGACATCCCGCGCTACATCATCAGCAAGCTGGGCCTCACCAGGGATCCTATCGCAGGTGACACACGTTGCAGGGAGACAGTGTGCTAAGTCTGGACCGCTGTTGCTAGAAATTTCTTTAATAGGGCATTCACACTGAAcggaatcagcaggaatcaagcagaatcAGCCAGAttgaaaaatttgcaaaattcgtgccacatttgAGCAGGAATTCCAATGGACCTAATAGTAAATACCTCTTCACACAATAAGTGGAATGAGCTGGAATGCCATCTGAATTAAAattcttgtatacatgtattcctgggtattcgtagtaGTTTCTAGAAATTCTGAATATCAGACATCCAGACAGCATTTAAAAGCATTTcagtctctacaactggatttgGAGATTAATCTGCAAGTACAAGTAATTGGAAATCATCACCCAGGCGTATccagttgtaaagattgaatgatcatatttaaaaaaaaaaaacatttacaattcatatacatgtagatagcttctGTCTCTTTCTAGCCAATTTTCCAGGAAAAGCCTTGAATACCTACGGTTCAACTTTGGAGATTTGTTTTGTAAGCCTTCTGAACATAAGACAGGAAAGCTAGTGCTATAGAACCTGTTTGAAAAGAAGCGCTGAAACAAACATTTGTATTCTGAACATGTAGAAGAAGCATTAGAGGGAAAACAGTCTGTAGATGACCTGTTTGGCGTAATTACAGGAAGACTTTAGGGTGGAACATAGGAAATTACAAGCTTGAACTAATACCTGTGCACATGCCAGCTGCAGGAACAGGGAATTGTGTACTAAGTCTTCCTCTGACATTAAAGATTGCTGTCACTATTAGATAAAACAGAATTCACACAGGCacaaaggtgtttttttttcctaccTGTCCTATCTCTTGATACTATTCTGTCTGACTTCCTGTCTTTCTCTTCCTTGCATCCTGTCCTCACCACTTTGCACAGAAATCCTTGGTAAGTTTCTGAACTGTCCTGTGCATGATTATGTCATGTAGCAACATCATTTGATTATCTCATTTTCGTACATCCTTTTGTATAGATCATTGGCTTCCTACTTTGGCAATAGATCATATCCAGTTCTGTTTaacatattttctgttataaaTGTTCTATAACTTCTTCAGAATCTatgctatttcttttttaatcAATACTATTTTGATAACAATGCAGGTGCATGATGCATACAAGCCGTATTTCACAGTACTGTATTATTCGTGAAACAGATTATGAATGCATGCCATATCCAGTTTTACCAACAGTAATCATGACTAATGCCTGCATTTCATCTTGCACTTGTTAAAACAGAAGAGCATGCTGAGCAACAACCATCAGAATAACAAGTAAAACACAGGAGCCTGATAACTCCTTTTGCCATGCATGGAATTCAAAGTAGGCATATTCCATTTGAAACATTTAGGAGGGACAGTCAGGAAACTATTGAAAGGGaataaatgattggatttttaaaatcttgactgTCCCCTCTTGAGGTTTTGAAATGGAATAGTCTGAAACATCACtgcatacaacatgtagaaCTGTAGCTAAACGCACATCATTGGTTCCAGCCTACCCTATGTTAGAAGTCAACCACAACTGTTTTGTCATCCCAGAAATGAGCGACTTGTCCAACTTTGATGTGGACACAGACAGCGGACGACCCGACACTCCGGACACCGACGAAACCTCCGCTAGTGAGGCGGCCAGCGAGGTAAACAACTACCATTGTgtagatgtacaatgtacaatcagGTTATCTATGAATCAAAGTTTTCGGCATTATGAGTCGTGTGTCTATAAGAGTTGCATATACCTTGTATATAGTTTTCCTTGTGAATCCTGAACTTTTGTACAGAAAAAGGCCATTTAGCCATTAACGAAAATGTAAGCATTTTCTAAAACAGTTGAAGTAGTCTAGCTGCTCCCCCTACTAAAATATGTTTGGTTTTGGTATTGCAGACAACCTGTGCTGGCAAGCAGCTGTCTATGGAGGTCACAGAGAAGAAACCCAGCGAAGACGACTTTGAGACAGTCAAATTGATCAGCAATGGAGCTTACGGGTAATTTATTCCATCTTTCCAGTTTCTTAAATATAGCATAATTATGATGTTATGCTAGTATTTTCATTGTGGTTTTTGTTTTGAGATAGAAACCTGCAGGTGGAAAAGGTCTGTTAATAAAAGTATAAGAATTTAACTTGTAGAACAGGATTACATCAGGGATATTGTTTCACATGTGTGGTGAGATTCGAACCATTGACCCGATTTATGTTCATGTCCACAGAGCTGTGTACCTAGTTCGACACAAGGAGACCAAACAGCGCTACGCCCTGAAGAAAATCAACAAGCAGAACCTGATGCTGAGAAACCAGATCCAACAGGCCTTCACTGAGAGGGACATCCTCACATTTGCTGAGAACCCGTTTGTGGTCACCATGTACTGCAGCTTCGAAACAAAGGTAAGGATTGAGCCCTACAAATTGCCAATTCCTGTTGATTGAAGTGGCAAAGTTGTCTGGCTACTGAAAAGTACAATTACAAAAGAACTTACAATATGCTGATGACTACTTGTAGATCATGCACTTCATTACTTTGATGACTTCCAAGGGGACAGCCATCTTGAAGTCAATGCCATCACTCAATACaaattttaacaacaaattgagatatttcagtcTCAAGAAGCTATGCGCTTTAACCTTTGTATCAACTTATTCCATAGGAAGATATTACAAGTGGCATTTACTTTTTGACTCTGCCAGTATGCTTCAAAGCTGGTACTGTTTCATAAGTAATTCAGAATGCTGAAAGTCAGTAATGAAGCTAGAGACCCCTAACACTGGGATAGACTCTAACTATACtgtagttactgttacagtagtgaaaCTTGCTTTTGCTATTGGCAttgttattgattattgattattatCTATTCCCCACTAGAAACACCTGTGTATGGTGCTAGAGTATGTAGAGGGCGGTGACTGTGCGACCCTGCTGAAGAACATGGGACCACTGCCTGTGGACATGGCCCGCATGTACTTTGCGGAGACCGTCCTCGCCGTGGAGTACATCCACAGCTATGGGATCGTCCACCGCGACCTGAAACCAGACAACCTGTTGATTACGTCCATGGGGCACATCAAGCTGACGGACTTCGGTCTGTCCAAGATGGGTCTGATGAGCCTGACTACCAACCTGTATGAGGACACGCTCGACCCCAAACAGTTCACAGACAAGCAGGTGTGCGGCACACCTGAGTACATCGCACCGGAGGTCATCCTCAGACAAGGTTATGGTGAGTCATGCTCAACTTTTCTTACTGGTTGATCTGGATAAACAGAGGGAACAAAGATTGACTCTAGGACTCTAGCGGATATGCTCACAAAATAAATACAGATAAATGTAAATATTATAAACTGATGCTGTCTTGCTCTTACCATGATAGAAATTATGTTCGAAAAGATTTTTGCTGCAACCTCATCAGGTTTTTTTGGCTGCCTTCATCATAAAGAGTACAGGAATAGCTAATAGCTAGAAGCACTCGAAACATTAGTGTACTAAAAGAACATCTAGGAAATATTTGTAAGAAAGTTGTTCATTGCAAAAAGATTCATGTCTCCTCTTGTATTGAGTCATTTTCCAGTAGATATTTTTCCTTCTAATGATTTTGTAATGATTATCCTGCAGGAAAGCCAGTTGACTGGTGGTCCATGGGGATTATCCTGTACGAGTTCCTGGTCGGCTGTGTGCCCTTCTTCGGAGAAACACCCGAGGAGTTGTTTTCACAGGCTGTCAATGGTAGGtttcaatttttgaaaatgatcTAGTCCAtgtcatactacatgtatctattatgcTGCCAAGTTTTAGTACCTTTCAGTATCTGAACTGCAATTGGATTTACAGAATACTTACAGGTGTAATTCTTTAGGATTTCAAGATTCTTTGGTTGTGtgcagtgtgaagactagccaatAGCTGCCCACCCTTATAGCAGTGTAAACAAGTACCCAATATCAATCTCAAGATCATTAAGGTTGGCATCATCTGTTCATCCTTAGATGAGATAGTCTGGCCAGAAGGAGAAGAAGCTCCCCCAGACGATGCCAAGGACCTCATCACAAGACTGTTGGAACAGAATCCGGTGGAGAGACTTGGCACGACGGGCGCGTACGAGCTCAAGGAACACGAGTTCTTCGCTGACCTGGACTGGACCATGCTGCTGCGTCAGAAGGCTGAGTTTGTGCCCCAGTTGGACGACGATGAAGACACAAGTTACTTTGACAGTATGTTGAACTGTTTTGCATCACAATGAAGTGTCCAAATCTTGAAAAGGGAAAATGTTGGAGTTTGATCTATCAAGTGTAAAGTGTTTGgacaggagacctggcgcatgTGTTGTAGTCAGCCAaggaaagggtatgtcacccgtAGCGTCGTGTGTAAGTAAgttgaccaatgatgatgaagaagatgaGTCTAATGTGAAGAAGAGTTCATTCTTTTTCATGACATGACAGTAGAGATTTGATATGATTTCGACACCTACACTTATATGTTATGATCCAAGTAAAACAGTCACTTTCAGATCTAGAAACAACTAATATTTTATCTCAAATTTGCAGCTCGACAGGAAAGATACAACCACGAAATGGAGTCAGGTGAATCAGAGGAGGAGCAGTACCCAGACCTGAGCAACTTCTCCTCCTGCTCTCCTCGGTACCATCGCAGCTACAGCAGCTCCGACCGCCTCTCCATGTCATTGGACGGGAAGAGCAGCAGCATGGAGAGACTCACCACCGAGGAGACGCCGACGGGCGGTCGCGGAGTCGAGCGCAGGAAGGCCATCAAGGACAGGAGCAAGAGCGAATCAGAGCTAGCCAAAGAGACGAAGAGAGCGGAGCCTAAACCAGACACTTCACTAAGGGAGGTTGACAGGCCATCAGACAAGGAGGACACGTCTAAGCAGCAAGCAGCCGACAGTTCCCAACCAGGAGACTCAGATAAGGGAAGCAGAACAGACAGTGTCAGCAGTACTGGCAGTGTGGAGCCCAGAGAGAGCACGCCAAAGGCCAGTGACAAGGAGGCGGAGCTTGGTGCAGTCGGAGGTGTCAGCTCTCCAGAATGGTACGTGTGATTGGGACATCAGTCCACTAGTCTATAACTGTGTCTTTTTTCCTGCAACTAATGGGAATAAATAGAATTCTTATTACAAACTAGGCAGTATCGGTCATAACATTTTGGTTTTTACTCTAAATAGTGAtccttcatgatttttttatttcttgctcTTGCTTGAATGAAAAGCAGTTATATGTATCTCCACTACATTTCCTCTAGTCTGTTTTTTACTTGACTTAACTCCTCAGAGTCCTGGTGATTTTCCTTGGATCATTGCCAGTCTGTGTTGCCATTACCTGTCCAGGGGGGATAACATTAAGCACAGAATCCTATTGATAATGTCACGACTCTTTCAGCACTCCAAAGTTCAGACCAAGAGCGACAGACTCCTCCCAGACGGAGAGCGAGAGCTCGCCCCCCATCACGGTGCGGCGGAGGCGGTTCAGCTCGCGGGACACCCTCCCCAGACTGGCCATCTCTATGGAGGATGAGGACAGTTGCTTCCTGGTAAGAACATCATCTGACTTTAAATATTACGTCattctttttccaaaaatgttttACATCTACATGTGGAACCAGCAACTACGattaaatatttcacacaacaTTTGATAACCATAAGTATAGTATTAGTTTTATCTTTTAACCTTTTTTTGACTTTGTTCACCAACATAAgtgtaatgtacaaaaatgtagctaTCATGTtttgtgtgagtctgcatgtagTAGTGGAATAAAAGGCCAATAGCATCTAGTGTAACCAAGTTACTACTCCAAGAAACccattgtgtgtatgtgcatataGTATACTATTACAGTATTAGGTGTCTTGGTTTATATTTGTGTATGTTACTATGTATTAAGTGTACTATTAGATGTCTTGGTTTGCATTTGTGGCCTTGCCTCATCTAACAAGAACCCACAGGGTTGAAGtaagaatacatgtaccagcatGCCAGAGCCTAACTCAGCATCTTCTCTATTCCCCCACATCTTACAGAAGAAAGGAAAACCAGCTAGGGTGAGTGCATGATGTGGCTGTGTTGTGCAGTGATACTGGTGGTGTGGGGTGCCTTCTGAGTTTgcatatacagggctcgaaattcattttggggattaggtgcactggtgcacccagcttaaaaaattgggtgcaccaaaaaactttggggtgcaccacttaaatttaagtaaaaacctaataacaaaacttagttacaagcttttGAATTCTTAACCAACTACCATGAGtcaatgacagacatttttattatctttctaacacttagatgtcaagaatatgatgtataatcgtatacttgatatcttaacatacataaagataataaaatatttgggtgcaccctgtgcacccattgacaaaattgggtgcacagttccaattttgggtgcacccgggtgcacatgcacccagtatctCGAGCCCTGATATACGTGTAGTTGGCTTCCTTGGTTGTACATCACTGTCATGCACTTTCTTTGCTGACATTTCCTTCTGAGGATGGTTTGACATTTAACAGCATGCTTTGAGATGGTGCGGCAACATGGGAAGTCTTCATGTGGTATTCTGAGCATGTTTTTCTGGCTTTTATCAAAAGTCTCAGTGCATTAACACTGTTGAGAACTGAAGCACCCAAAGGGTTTTTCTCAAGCCTATGATTCATGGAGCATCATTGCAAAGAAGTGCCCTCCTGGCCCCATGAGTGTGCCCTGTTCCATTACATTGTTGTCTTACTTTTCCAAACCCGTCGTCAGCTGGTCTCAGGTGTTTTTCTGACTTTTGGAAACATTAACTGTAGCAGCAGTGTCTGTAGCAGCAGTGCACCCCCCCCCTCGACCTTGGGAGATGAAGTCTCTTCTGACAGACTAATGCATTTTGTCCTATCCAAACTGTCTTAATGGGCTAGGAGTGATGATATACTGTACTGCATTGTGTGTGCTAAAATGCAGTGAATGTTGGGCACTAACTCACTACACATGCATAATACCAGCTGAATATGCGACTGAAGCTACacaatttgtttttcaaaccCAGAGGGGCTGATGTGATTGGTTAGATGAATGCAGCACAAAATCTAGACTTGCATTACATCCCAGCACATTGTTTTGTTAACATTGTGGCTGCTTCCCCAAATTTCAAGTGTATTGCTAaatacaatagaagccagttaattgcacagtggattaccgcacacttatgttaacacacacacagtgtcacggatatttgtacaaaatacacTGGGAAATGGCATGTGCAATTTAACGACTTCTACATGCATTAACAATACTCAGTCTGTATTATGATGTTACCTCATGGTACCTATTGATTAGTGGTCTAATAAGGAtatattgaaaatgtttgtaACCTGAGGAAACTTTCTCTCTGCCCACAGGAGCCCATCGAGCTACCTGTACCAGACATTCGCCACAGGAAGCCCAGTGGGGACCGTGAGCTGATCGACCTGGTGAACAGGGTGGCAGGACGGAACATCCCCATGATCAAGTCTGCCTCTGCTACAGCACTGTCTCTGCTCATACCCTCAGGTActgttacatcatcatcttttactgtaaattcattaacttttgcagtggttttatttcgtagaagaaaaatgtttgtttttcgcaGTGTTCAGAATTCAAACAATTGTATGGTACAGTCGTCATGAAAGGAGACATTTTGCAGCATAAAAAAATGGCAAGAATGAAACCTCAGGATTCACATCACTAGTAACACAGTTCTGCAATAGGCAAGGCTTCTTTATCATTATGTATGTAAAAGTCAGatgaagctacatgtacctggatgAACATGTCAGTTCCTAACCACTAAACACACATTGATTCACATCCTGTAATATAAACGTTAAGGTTTATCTTCTGTATAACTGCTTTTGCCATTTTAGACATGTCTGAAAATGTAGCACCAACAAGTACTTTGGAATATGTAAataacatatactagtatcatatTGAGAAGGATCTTAGCTTATGAAAATGTCCGCGTTTTTACTATCAGATGAAAGAGGCCTGCCCCAGCCCCTGCAGTCACCCAGCTCTACCCCCAGCTCTCGGGACGTGTCCCCAACAAGGGAGTATTCCCCCCTGCTGGAGAGTCTGAAGGCCCCCATGGTCATCAAGAAGGGCCCACGGGGGTTCGGCTTCACCCTCCGTGCCATCCGGGTCTACATGGGAGACAGTGATGTCTACACTGTGCACCATCTGGTCATGGTGGGTATATATATAGTACTGCATGATGTTGTGTTGACTGCTGGTTTTGAACCTCTTTCCATTAAGTATGTCACTGGGTGTAAAGTACCAGTTGTGAAGACTTGTATGCTCTTATGATAACCATATTTCTGCAGTAGAAAGAAACATTTAGTTTTGTTCTCCTTTTTTTCCATCTGGCAGTGTAGCCAATTCTTTGTCATCTTTATACCAATTGTAAGGACTAGTATATTTCCAGTAAGGAATTTTACTGACTGTATACTTCCTTCTCCCCATGCAGGCTGTTGATGAGAAGGGACCAGCATATGCCGCCGGGCTGAGACCAGGTGACCTGATCACGCAGGTCAACAACGAGCACGTGCAGGGACTCCTGCACACCCAGGTCGTACAGCTCATCCTTAGAGATGGCAACAAGGTCACCATCCAGGCCTGCCCCCTGGAGAAAACCTCCATAAAGGCAGGCGGGAGGAAGAGGGTTCCGTCGGCCTCCAAGATGATGCGGAGACGGAAGAAGAAGTGGAAGAAGGAAGGTGGGGCGGAGAAGAAGCGACGTAGCTCCATCTTCAGAAGACTGAGCAGTAAGAGGGGGAGCACAGACTTCCACCACATGCATCCGCAGGTGGAGAAGCATCGACACGGCATCCCCACCCTCACGCAGAGCAAGAGCGTGGGGTTTCTCAGTCGGTCCTTGTCGTCAAACGAAAGCCTGCCGGGATCGCCGACAAGACCGCAGAAATCGCCTCGGTCTCCCCCTCACTACCGCTCACCACCCGACTCTGCTCACTCGACAACAACAAACTCCTCCCAGAGTAGCTCCCCTAGCTCCAGCGTGCCCAACTCTCCGGCTAACTCTGCGCACTTCCCCCGTCCGAGTTCCCTACACGGACTGAGTCACAAACTGGCCAGAACATTCCGCTCCCCACGGAGGAAGTCGGTAGGACACATCCCGTTGTCGCCCCTGGCGAGGACGCCGTCCCCGTCTCCTAGTGCGACATCTCCCACGCGGAGCCCGAGCCCGCTGACACTCGTTAGTAATCATCCCGGAATCTCGAACACGACTCAGTCCTTCCCCGTCCATAGTGCAACGACAGTCACAGTGGCTACACCCAGTGGGAAGCATGTGACAAGACCAAAGAGTGCTGACCCGCCGGGGTCTCCCCTTTTACGAAGGGCATTGTCCCCAGATAAACCGCTGAGCTCTGCCAGTGGAAGTGGGACGAGTGTCAGCGGAGGAAGTGGGGACGAAACCTACCCCAGCGGTGCCAAGAGGAAAGGGAGCGGCAAGAGGGATAGCAAAAGCTTGTGGCAGGAGAGAAAGCAGCTGTTCAAGTCCAGTGGCGAGTCGAGCGACAAGAGTGACAAATAGACACATATTCCGTGAATGATGTAACCTTTTGTGATGTGTCTGAAAATTCATTTGACATTCTTCCAGCGTGAcagttcaagtacatgtagatacattgtGACTGACCTTGCATTTACATCTGTGCTCTACACCATGGATAACGCCTGCTCCGAAAGTGCAGGGACATCTTGCACGGTTGCAGCTGGGGGCTGCTACATTCTGAGTGTTTTCTGTAAATATTATTTCGCACAAAGGGAACTGCTGTATAGCGCAGGAGCTGCTGATGTACAGAGGCAAGGAAATAAGTTGGTCAAGCCACCGACATGGCATCCAGAAGTAATTGTGGTGCCATTTAGGAGCATGTGATGAAGAAACGTCATGGAGTGTAGTCTtcaagaggagtgaagccagatgtgaaaaaaaaaatacctgatCAGCATTTCTTCCTTTGGCACAATAAAGCCAATCTGTATGCAGATAGATACAATGTGGCCAAAAAACAAACTCTATCTAAAGCTTTACTTTGCCTTTTGGGGCTCCAACAGGCTTAGCTCAAACTTGTCCTGAAGGAAGAAATGCTCTTAAGAGTGTTAAGAGGCCTTGGTAAAGGCCATGATTAAGGGCATAAGGTAAGACAGTAAGTAAAGTAGCCTATGATGCCTTGGCTAACCCTTAATGTAGCATGAAGAGGTCCTTCCCATTGCTGTGAAGACCAATGAACATGTAAAGGGTTTAGtggggtaaaaaaaatatatgataaTCGCTGCTTGGTGAGTCCAGAACAACTGGAGGGTTACCGTGCAAGGGAAAGGTGCTGAGATTATGCAGGAAGTTACGAGATACGTTAATGAAAATGCCCAAATACGCTACACAAAAGTAACTACCATTCCAACTGTAGTTCATTCCTTGTCTCTCCAGAAGCTTTGGATGTTCTGTATTTATCTCACCCCCACCCTCCTCCGAGATCTGTGTCTGTAGTACACTTTCCATAGGAACTATGTCTAAAACTGCAAAGAACATACACGTAAGTCTGTAGGGTGTAGGCTTTTAGAACACTTGTACTGCTGTAAGTCATTGCAATGGTGGGTGTAACACGCAAGAGAAATCCATGTGCAATTATTACTGGTGTAGCGTTTGCCACTGAAGTTAACTCTGAAGATGTAGGCACTGTTGTCTTTGCCATTATGTTAgcacatacaaacatgtacctTATTTTGGAACTTGTACCCTAGGTCTAGTcatcattttggctttttagacCTACGaaaattatttttcttcattatatTACAGTAAAGTTTTACCTTTTCACATTCACAGTCAAGACAACtccaaaactacatgtaatgcCAACATAACAACAAGGGTTTGAAGAGCTAtgaatttgtgtaacatttTGCATGAATCTAATTTAAATCCTTACAACTATAAGTGATGGTTTTTCAAAAAGTGACCATTTCAATGCAACCAGTTGCTGTACAAAATAGTGGCAAAGGTAGTGCCTACATCTCTTATGGCCTTTGCTTAGCTGCTTGCATGCCTTTGACCATAAATGATGCTGCAAAGATTAAAAACTGTTATAGATCAACTCTGTACAAGAACAAAGCTTTACTCTACTTTAAGTAATAGTCTTTTTTTTGTGCAAATATATGCATGTAAACTCCTAGTACATCAGACATGTTGTGACAAGTGACAGTATATTACTACATCTACTGTATTCCGGAAAATATTATTAGGCACTTAAGAGTACTACAGACTTTATACAAAATAGGGCCAATCTACTGGCCCACAGAACAGAATATTGTGGTGGTCTAACGTAACAGATGATATATAGGAAAATGTAGTAGATGTTTTCCTTGGCAAGATGGGCCAAGTCTGTATCCACACACAAAAGCCTTGTGTGAGGATCTAagattgtacattgtaggttTTGTATCCATGATACAGGGTTCTCTAACAGGGCCaggcagtgtgtgtgtgtgtgttgggttcCTGATATGTGCTGTGCTGCTGACATTTTTGGTGTTCTTGATGTTGTTCTTCTACTGCTATGCAACTAATAATTGACCTAACATTCCTGCCCACAGGCGTAACAATGTCAAAGACGTAACCAGTGAAATGTTGTCAACTGGCCTTGGTTGCTGTCATATGTTTTGCCTGATTTTACctctttttaaacttttctatTGCGATATTGTTCTGCATTGCTACTGTAGTACGAGTCTTTGTAAAACACAAAGTAGATCAGTATACAACTGTAGTAGTCAATACACCAGAGAAAGATTTTATTCTGTCAGAAATTTTGGTTCACAGTATGATGGCGTAATAATTTAGAAACAGGTATATAATAATTCTATTGCTCACTTAAGAAACAGATTCAGTGTAAAGAAAGACTGAAATGTTGTCTACATCTGAAATGTGGAAGCCTGAGACATTAAGGCTTATAGGAAAACACACACTTTCTGTGATTACAATTTACTTGTGTAATGTAAGTTCCATTTTGTTCATACCCCAAGAGATGTGCTGCATTTGCTATATGGTATCACTGTACAAGTATGTACATTATAGAATTTCTTGTGAAAAACATCGGTGGTACTACGTAAAATATCTATTGGTGGTGGATAGAAGAGTTATTCAGCATATTCAATATCAATGTGCAAATATTGGGAGCGACACATTTGCTCCGTTATTTCTGAGTTTAAATGTGAGGTGGTTCCATCTTACTTTGTGTATATAGGTAACTTTGATACTTCTGACCCATGTACAATGATTCAATATGGCCATAGGTGCTTTGTACTGTGCATATTAATATTATGGGAAAGTGGAGAATCTATGAATCAATAAAGTGCTGTGGTGAGAgaagttttcttgttttgttttttcttgtcaaTATTGCAATGTATCAGACAAATGGAGAGGTTCATGCATGACTTTTCACAGATCCCATTGCATGCTGGGAATATGCTGTGCACTATGGGTAGGGCAGAAGGCAAACAAAatcatcaccatgacaacataAAGCAGACTGCAGACAGGTCGGGAAGACAATTCAGTCCTTTACTAACTTGAGCCATAATTTGGCCCAACACCCAGTCATCTCTGCCCCACACCCCTGCTGACTTGACCAGGTTGTCCGGCTGAGTTGGTAAAGCGCC
Protein-coding regions in this window:
- the LOC118432429 gene encoding microtubule-associated serine/threonine-protein kinase 2-like isoform X3, encoding MEGLPKTGPAQPVVVEVEGPPEEEEETQRKEGDDESLSSFLTRQELGKYADVFPAGTTLGDLRAMTEDDLQFEYRVTDPAGRERLARAIATARMEAEEQEETETEREESDNEPPPPPPPPPPKPRELPQDFASTLPRNFKLARQLSSDDARSPRGRRDSLGGVPVQHLGLERGLTVPHHGSGHLLGESSNLLRMRTQVLGQSAPSLASSMKDLTISRRGSSCGRGRKGLLPNTSPTLPRAHSPIPHGGSPADSPRNVSPSTHSHFVFSSVKRMEGRRWSVASLPSSGYGTNTPSSAVSNTGVSSTDSPSSSIVEQESPHALLSSCSSQEKLHQLPYQPTAEELRFLTKHFSSNESNGTTDEDGRKSPAMRPRSRSLSGCQILGFTSRLYVRSCKVITLHVAVSSVCLPAFACCLVGRGGLGGPASFPFPKHWFTFPRGERTISSPGRSPNMSGDSDVFMINSYYKERFPKATAQMEDRLKEFIDQIADKNDNYADGTFSFVHHQVLELARDCLLKSREGLITGRYFFELTENLEKLMNDARERSEFAGDIVNLIKKFLMIIARPARLLECLEFDPEQFYHLLEAAEGVARENQGITSDIPRYIISKLGLTRDPIAEILAYPMLEVNHNCFVIPEMSDLSNFDVDTDSGRPDTPDTDETSASEAASETTCAGKQLSMEVTEKKPSEDDFETVKLISNGAYGAVYLVRHKETKQRYALKKINKQNLMLRNQIQQAFTERDILTFAENPFVVTMYCSFETKKHLCMVLEYVEGGDCATLLKNMGPLPVDMARMYFAETVLAVEYIHSYGIVHRDLKPDNLLITSMGHIKLTDFGLSKMGLMSLTTNLYEDTLDPKQFTDKQVCGTPEYIAPEVILRQGYGKPVDWWSMGIILYEFLVGCVPFFGETPEELFSQAVNDEIVWPEGEEAPPDDAKDLITRLLEQNPVERLGTTGAYELKEHEFFADLDWTMLLRQKAEFVPQLDDDEDTSYFDTRQERYNHEMESGESEEEQYPDLSNFSSCSPRYHRSYSSSDRLSMSLDGKSSSMERLTTEETPTGGRGVERRKAIKDRSKSESELAKETKRAEPKPDTSLREVDRPSDKEDTSKQQAADSSQPGDSDKGSRTDSVSSTGSVEPRESTPKASDKEAELGAVGGVSSPECTPKFRPRATDSSQTESESSPPITVRRRRFSSRDTLPRLAISMEDEDSCFLEPIELPVPDIRHRKPSGDRELIDLVNRVAGRNIPMIKSASATALSLLIPSDERGLPQPLQSPSSTPSSRDVSPTREYSPLLESLKAPMVIKKGPRGFGFTLRAIRVYMGDSDVYTVHHLVMAVDEKGPAYAAGLRPGDLITQVNNEHVQGLLHTQVVQLILRDGNKVTIQACPLEKTSIKAGGRKRVPSASKMMRRRKKKWKKEGGAEKKRRSSIFRRLSSKRGSTDFHHMHPQVEKHRHGIPTLTQSKSVGFLSRSLSSNESLPGSPTRPQKSPRSPPHYRSPPDSAHSTTTNSSQSSSPSSSVPNSPANSAHFPRPSSLHGLSHKLARTFRSPRRKSVGHIPLSPLARTPSPSPSATSPTRSPSPLTLVSNHPGISNTTQSFPVHSATTVTVATPSGKHVTRPKSADPPGSPLLRRALSPDKPLSSASGSGTSVSGGSGDETYPSGAKRKGSGKRDSKSLWQERKQLFKSSGESSDKSDK